Proteins from one Panicum virgatum strain AP13 chromosome 7K, P.virgatum_v5, whole genome shotgun sequence genomic window:
- the LOC120642556 gene encoding uncharacterized protein LOC120642556, with protein sequence MVGGGGRRAATAAALGRWCLVILAVASALGVSGPAFYWRYKKGFSASPSSFAAASSAPACPPCSCDCPAPLSLKSIAPGLANFSTTDCGKNDPELAKEMEKQFVDLLNEELKLQQVVAEEHSHHMNATLVEAKRQATQYQREAEKCNAATDTCEEAREQSEAAISKEKKLTALWEQRARQLGWQESRASSM encoded by the exons ATGGTGGGCGGCGGGGGGCgccgcgcggcgacggcggcggctctcgGGCGGTGGTGCCTGGTCATCCTGGCCGTGGCCTCCGCGCTCGGGGTCTCCGGCCCCGCCTTCTACTGGCGCTACAAGAAGGGGTtctccgcctcgccctcctcctttgcggcggcgtcgtcggccCCCGCGTGCCCGCCTTGCAGCTGCGACTGCCCGGCGCCCCTCTCCCTCAAGTCCATCGCCCCAG GGCTTGCCAACTTCTCAACAACAG ATTGTGGAAAAAATGACCCTGAGCTTGCTAAAGAAATGGAGAAACAATTTGTAGATCTCCTCAATGAGGAACTCAAGCTCCAGCAGGTTGTAGCCGAGGAGCACAGCCATCACATGAATGCCACTCTTGTTGAAGCGAAAAGACAGGCTACTCAATACCAGCGAGAGGCAGAGAAGTGTAATGCAGCCACAGATACCTGCGAGGAAGCTCGGGAGCAGTCTGAGGCAGCAATTTCAAAGGAGAAAAAACTCACGGCGCTGTGGGAACAACGAGCTCGGCAACTAGGTTGGCAAGAGTCTCGAGCCTCAAGCATGTGA
- the LOC120642580 gene encoding heavy metal-associated isoprenylated plant protein 19-like, with the protein MDEENETKSITIELKVYMHCDACERKVRRTINKVEGVETVEVDREENKVTVTGDFEPEKVVKKIKKKTGKKAEILIPDEDEEEEGVGQEPYYVPCQDPVLYPDADVPDEFRSYRPERWDFHYFDDENAQACMVM; encoded by the exons ATGGATGAAGAAAACGAAACGAAG AGCATCACAATAGAACTGAAAGTATACATGCACTGCGACGCCTGCGAAAGAAAAGTGCGGCGAACCATCAACAAAGTCGAAG GCGTGGAGACAGTCGAGGTCGACAGGGAAGAGAACAAGGTTACGGTGACGGGCGATTTCGAGCCGGAGAAGGTGGtgaagaagatcaagaagaaaaccGGGAAGAAAGCGGAGATCTTGATCCCCgacgaagatgaggaggaagaaggcgtgGGACAAGAACCTTATTATGTCCCCTGCCAGGATCCAGTGCTGTACCCTGATGCAGATGTGCCCGATGAGTTTCGGAGCTATAGGCCAGAAAGGTGGGACTTCCATTACTTTGATGACGAAAACGCACAGGCGTGCATGGTAATGTAG
- the LOC120642364 gene encoding trafficking protein particle complex II-specific subunit 120 homolog isoform X1, which produces MEPGLSIESGSAIRVAVLPVGGTIPPPRLREYAALVARHARVDLASLRTYYSEHQKSPFAHQPWETGCLRLKFVLGGCVPSPWEDFQSSRKVLAVIGICHLPSSPDLDRVAADFVDAARTYPSALARRCFAFCPRDAQMAGKKRDDIIMFPPSDQQSVELHMLTMIQDLAASLLMEFEKWVLRAESTGTILKTPLDSQSSLGSEEVIKAKKRRLGRAQKIIGDYCLLAGSPMDANAHYTTAIELARLTGDVFWHAGALEGSVCALVADRMGQSDPVLEDEVKYRYYTIIQLYRRATLQDNAQRVSPVSFELEAALKLARYLCRQELAKEVSDLLMGAADGAKALIDASDRLILYIEIARLFGTLGYKRKAAFFSRQVAQLYLQQDNAYAAMSAMQVLTMTTNAYHVQSRKTSKINHDSSKEPRASSSDSGKVHPQAIVSLFESQWSTLQMVVLREILMSSIRAADPLSSWSAAARLLRSFYPLITPAGQSGLASSLANSADKLPTGTRCADPCLPFIRLHSFPLHPSQRDIVKRNPGKKEWWTGAGPSGPFIYTPFSKAGASSGTSKQEVSWIVGEPVQVMVELANPCSFDLVIESIYLSVHSGNFDAFPVSVSLPPNTSKLVLLSGIPTQVGPISIPGCIVHCFGVITEHLFKEVDCLLLGAAQGLVLSDPFRCCGSSKFKSVNFPSISVVPPLPLLVANVVGGDGSILLYEGEIRDVLITLTNAGTVPVEEANIALSGKNQDSVISIAHSTWKSALPIKPGGEVTFAVTLRAWHLSSADLEADGSRSPASSRRIAREGINPFLNIHYAGPANPENGDISLPPGRRLVVPLNICVVQGMRLVRARLLSMEIPARFTEAHLRPVSGKDDISTGNDTERTNINLLKIDPYKGSWGLCLLELELFNPTDVVFDVDVAVHSDDTNVDQRVISEGSAGDAACHKTRIDRDYSARVLIPLENFKLPVLDASFFVKESSSDEPLGSRAAAIAERNAKAELNASINNLISKIKVKWHSGRNSSGELNIKDAIQAALQASIMDILLPDPLTFSFKLAKNRIATNADSSKDSGNPSTHSSDGNVGPSTDNVLRCDDPISAHAMTHMEVQIRNNTKEIIQMNLSISCKDVAGDNCFDENSATVLWAGVLSDIHLEVPPLQEVVHPFSVYFLVPGDYSLQASSVIIDATDVLRARAKAESPDEPILCRGSPFHIRVVGTA; this is translated from the exons ATGGAGCCCGGGCTGAGCATCGAGTCCGGCTCCGCCATCCGCGTGGCGGTGCTCCCCGTGGGCGGCacgatcccgccgccgcgcctgcgcgAGTACGCGGCGCTGGTGGCGCGCCACGCGCGCGTCGACCTCGCCTCGCTCCGCACCTACTACTCGGAGCACCAGAAGAGCCCCTTCGCGCACCAGCCCTGGGAGACCGGGTGCCTCCGCCTCAAGTTCGTGCTCGGCGGGTGCGTGCCTTCCCCCTGGGAGGACTTCCAGTCCTCGCGCAAGGTGCTCGCCGTGATCGGCATCTGCCACCTGCCGTCCTCGCCCGACCTCGACCGCGTCGCGGCCGACTTCGTCGATGCGGCGCGGACGTACCCCTCGGCGCTCGCCAGACGGTGCTTCGCCTTCTGCCCCAGGGACGCGCAG ATggcaggaaaaaagagagatgaCATTATTATGTTCCCTCCTTCTGATCAGCAATCGGTGGAGCTTCATATGCTTACAATGATCCAAGATCTCGCTGCTTCATTGTTGATGGAGTTTGAGAAGTGGGTCTTGCGTGCAGAATCCACAGGAACTATTCTGAAGACACCTTTAGATTCACAATCCAGTCTTGGCTCAGAGGAG GTAATTAAGGCTAAGAAAAGAAGGCTGGGTCGCGCACAAAAGATAATAGGAGATTATTGCCTTTTGGCTGGATCACCTATGGATGCTAATGCACATTACACCACCGCAATAGAGCTTGCAAGATTGACAGGAGATGTTTTCTGGCATGCTGGAGCCCTTGAGGGTAGTGTCTGTGCCCTAGTG GCAGATAGGATGGGCCAGAGTGATCCTGTTTTGGAGGATGAAGTGAAGTATCGTTATTACACCATTATCCAGCTATACAGAAGAGCCACTTTACAAGATAATGCTCAAAG AGTTTCACCTGTGAGCTTTGAGCTTGAAGCTGCCTTGAAGTTGGCAAGATACTTATGCAG GCAGGAACTTGCCAAGGAGGTGTCAGATTTGTTAATGGGAGCTGCAGATGGTGCCAAGGCTCTGATTGATGCTAGTGACCGACTCATACTATATATTGAAATCGCAAGACTTTTTGGTACGCTTGGTTACAAGCGCAAGGCGGCCTTTTTTTCAAGACAAGTTGCACAATTATACCTTCAGCAGGACAATGCATATGCTGCCATGAGTGCTATGCAGGTTCTAACCATGACTACCAATGCCTACCACGTCCAAAGCCGAAAGACTAGCAAAATAAATCATGATTCATCCAAG GAACCTCGAGCTAGCAGTAGTGATTCTGGAAAAGTGCACCCTCAGGCTATCGTGTCATTGTTTGAGTCGCAATGGAGTACCCTTCAAATGGTTGTTCTAAGAGAGATATTGATGTCATCAATCCGTGCTGCGGATCCACTCTCGTCATGGAGCGCTGCAGCTCGTCTTCTTCGATCATTTTACCCACTCATCACACCAGCTGGCCAGAGTGGCTTGGCAAGCTCACTTGCGAACTCTGCTGATAAGCTTCCAACAGGCACACGCTGCGCTGATCCATGCCTTCCTTTTATCAG GTTGCATTCTTTCCCACTTCACCCTTCTCAAAGAGACATAGTAAAGCGCAACCCAGGTAAAAAGGAGTGGTGGACTGGTGCAGGTCCTTCAGGACCTTTCATTTATACTCCTTTCAGCAAGGCAGGAGCGTCCTCTGGGACTTCCAAGCAAGAGGTTAGTTGGATTGTGGGGGAGCCAGTTCAAGTCATGGTTGAGTTAGCAAACCCATGCAGCTTTGACCTAGTCATTGAGAGCATCTATCTCTCTGTTCATTCTGGGAATTTTGATGCCTTTCCAGTTAGTGTTAGTCTTCCACCTAACACCtcaaaattagttttgttatctGGTATTCCAACACAAGTCGGACCAATTTCGATTCCTGGGTGCATTGTTCATTGCTTTGGTGTTATTACAGAACACCTATTCAAAGAGGTCGACTGTTTGCTCCTTGGAGCTGCACAAGGGCTTGTCCTTTCTGATCCTTTCAGATGTTGTGGCTCTAGCAAGTTTAAGAGTGTCAACTTTCCTAGTATATCTGTTGTTCCTCCTCTGCCATTATTAGTTGCCAATGTTGTGGGTGGAGATGGTTCCATCCTTCTTTATGAAGGAGAAATTCGTGATGTTTTGATAACACTGACAAATGCTGGAACAGTACCAGTTGAAGAAGCAAATATTGCTTTGTCAGGGAAGAATCAGGATTCTGTTATTTCGATTGCCCATAGCACTTGGAAATCTGCTCTTCCCATTAAACCAGGTGGAGAAGTGACGTTTGCAGTGACTCTAAGAGCCTGGCATCTTAGTTCGGCAGATCTGGAAGCAGATGGCAGTAGATCTCCTGCAAGTTCAAGGAGAATAGCAAGAGAAGGAATCAATCCATTCTTGAATATTCACTATGCTG GTCCTGCTAATCCTGAGAATGGAGATATTTCTCTTCCACCTGGAAGACGCCTGGTTGTTCCATTAAATATCTGTGTTGTGCAGGGCATGCGCCTTGTAAGAGCACGTCTATTGTCCATGGAAATACCTGCTCGATTTACCGAAGCGCACTTAAGACCTGTCAGTGGCAAAGATGATATAAGCACTGGAAATGACACAGAGCGTACTAATATTAATTTGTTGAAGATTGATCCTTATAAAGGCAGTTGGGGGCTCTGCCTTCTGGAACTTGAGCTTTTCAATCCTACTGATGTTGTTTTTGATGTTGATGTTGCTGTACATTCAGATGACacaaatgtggatcaaagaGTAATATCAGAAGGCAGTGCTGGTGATGCAGCTTGTCACAAAACCAGAATCGATCGTGACTACTCTGCCAGAGTTCTCATACCTCTTGAGAACTTCAAGTTACCTGTTCTTGATGCTTCCTTCTTTGTAAAGGAAAGTAGTAGTGATGAACCTCTTGGATCCAGGGCTGCTGCCATAGCAGAGAGGAATGCCAAGGCAGAGCTAAATGCGTCTATCAACAATttgatttctaaaataaaaGTGAAATGGCACTCTGGGAGAAATAGCTCAGGTGAGCTGAATATTAAAGATGCTATTCAGGCGGCATTACAAGCATCTATAATGGACATACTGTTGCCAGATCCCTTGACATTTAGCTTTAAGCTTGCTAAGAATAGGATTGCAACCAATGCTGATTCTTCAAAGGATTCTGGCAACCCTTCCACTCATTCTAGTGACGGGAATGTAGGTCCATCTACTGATAATGTTCTGAGGTGTGATGATCCTATATCTGCTCATGCAATGACCCATATGGAAGTTCAAATTCGCAACAACACAAAGGAAATTATTCAGATGAACCTAAGCATTTCATGCAAAGATGTTGCAGGAGATAATTGCTTTGATGAAAatagtgcaactgtcctctgggCTG GTGTTCTTAGCGATATACATCTGGAGGTTCCCCCGTTGCAAGAGGTAGTACATCCCTTTTCTGTGTACTTCCTTGTACCAGGTGACTACTCGCTGCAAGCTTCTTCTGTTATCATCGATGCCACAGATGTTCTTCGTGCTCGTGCGAAGGCAGAGTCACCAGATGAACCTATACTATGCCGAGGATCCCCATTCCACATCCGGGTAGTTGGTACAGCATAG
- the LOC120642364 gene encoding trafficking protein particle complex II-specific subunit 120 homolog isoform X2 — translation MDANAHYTTAIELARLTGDVFWHAGALEGSVCALVADRMGQSDPVLEDEVKYRYYTIIQLYRRATLQDNAQRVSPVSFELEAALKLARYLCRQELAKEVSDLLMGAADGAKALIDASDRLILYIEIARLFGTLGYKRKAAFFSRQVAQLYLQQDNAYAAMSAMQVLTMTTNAYHVQSRKTSKINHDSSKEPRASSSDSGKVHPQAIVSLFESQWSTLQMVVLREILMSSIRAADPLSSWSAAARLLRSFYPLITPAGQSGLASSLANSADKLPTGTRCADPCLPFIRLHSFPLHPSQRDIVKRNPGKKEWWTGAGPSGPFIYTPFSKAGASSGTSKQEVSWIVGEPVQVMVELANPCSFDLVIESIYLSVHSGNFDAFPVSVSLPPNTSKLVLLSGIPTQVGPISIPGCIVHCFGVITEHLFKEVDCLLLGAAQGLVLSDPFRCCGSSKFKSVNFPSISVVPPLPLLVANVVGGDGSILLYEGEIRDVLITLTNAGTVPVEEANIALSGKNQDSVISIAHSTWKSALPIKPGGEVTFAVTLRAWHLSSADLEADGSRSPASSRRIAREGINPFLNIHYAGPANPENGDISLPPGRRLVVPLNICVVQGMRLVRARLLSMEIPARFTEAHLRPVSGKDDISTGNDTERTNINLLKIDPYKGSWGLCLLELELFNPTDVVFDVDVAVHSDDTNVDQRVISEGSAGDAACHKTRIDRDYSARVLIPLENFKLPVLDASFFVKESSSDEPLGSRAAAIAERNAKAELNASINNLISKIKVKWHSGRNSSGELNIKDAIQAALQASIMDILLPDPLTFSFKLAKNRIATNADSSKDSGNPSTHSSDGNVGPSTDNVLRCDDPISAHAMTHMEVQIRNNTKEIIQMNLSISCKDVAGDNCFDENSATVLWAGVLSDIHLEVPPLQEVVHPFSVYFLVPGDYSLQASSVIIDATDVLRARAKAESPDEPILCRGSPFHIRVVGTA, via the exons ATGGATGCTAATGCACATTACACCACCGCAATAGAGCTTGCAAGATTGACAGGAGATGTTTTCTGGCATGCTGGAGCCCTTGAGGGTAGTGTCTGTGCCCTAGTG GCAGATAGGATGGGCCAGAGTGATCCTGTTTTGGAGGATGAAGTGAAGTATCGTTATTACACCATTATCCAGCTATACAGAAGAGCCACTTTACAAGATAATGCTCAAAG AGTTTCACCTGTGAGCTTTGAGCTTGAAGCTGCCTTGAAGTTGGCAAGATACTTATGCAG GCAGGAACTTGCCAAGGAGGTGTCAGATTTGTTAATGGGAGCTGCAGATGGTGCCAAGGCTCTGATTGATGCTAGTGACCGACTCATACTATATATTGAAATCGCAAGACTTTTTGGTACGCTTGGTTACAAGCGCAAGGCGGCCTTTTTTTCAAGACAAGTTGCACAATTATACCTTCAGCAGGACAATGCATATGCTGCCATGAGTGCTATGCAGGTTCTAACCATGACTACCAATGCCTACCACGTCCAAAGCCGAAAGACTAGCAAAATAAATCATGATTCATCCAAG GAACCTCGAGCTAGCAGTAGTGATTCTGGAAAAGTGCACCCTCAGGCTATCGTGTCATTGTTTGAGTCGCAATGGAGTACCCTTCAAATGGTTGTTCTAAGAGAGATATTGATGTCATCAATCCGTGCTGCGGATCCACTCTCGTCATGGAGCGCTGCAGCTCGTCTTCTTCGATCATTTTACCCACTCATCACACCAGCTGGCCAGAGTGGCTTGGCAAGCTCACTTGCGAACTCTGCTGATAAGCTTCCAACAGGCACACGCTGCGCTGATCCATGCCTTCCTTTTATCAG GTTGCATTCTTTCCCACTTCACCCTTCTCAAAGAGACATAGTAAAGCGCAACCCAGGTAAAAAGGAGTGGTGGACTGGTGCAGGTCCTTCAGGACCTTTCATTTATACTCCTTTCAGCAAGGCAGGAGCGTCCTCTGGGACTTCCAAGCAAGAGGTTAGTTGGATTGTGGGGGAGCCAGTTCAAGTCATGGTTGAGTTAGCAAACCCATGCAGCTTTGACCTAGTCATTGAGAGCATCTATCTCTCTGTTCATTCTGGGAATTTTGATGCCTTTCCAGTTAGTGTTAGTCTTCCACCTAACACCtcaaaattagttttgttatctGGTATTCCAACACAAGTCGGACCAATTTCGATTCCTGGGTGCATTGTTCATTGCTTTGGTGTTATTACAGAACACCTATTCAAAGAGGTCGACTGTTTGCTCCTTGGAGCTGCACAAGGGCTTGTCCTTTCTGATCCTTTCAGATGTTGTGGCTCTAGCAAGTTTAAGAGTGTCAACTTTCCTAGTATATCTGTTGTTCCTCCTCTGCCATTATTAGTTGCCAATGTTGTGGGTGGAGATGGTTCCATCCTTCTTTATGAAGGAGAAATTCGTGATGTTTTGATAACACTGACAAATGCTGGAACAGTACCAGTTGAAGAAGCAAATATTGCTTTGTCAGGGAAGAATCAGGATTCTGTTATTTCGATTGCCCATAGCACTTGGAAATCTGCTCTTCCCATTAAACCAGGTGGAGAAGTGACGTTTGCAGTGACTCTAAGAGCCTGGCATCTTAGTTCGGCAGATCTGGAAGCAGATGGCAGTAGATCTCCTGCAAGTTCAAGGAGAATAGCAAGAGAAGGAATCAATCCATTCTTGAATATTCACTATGCTG GTCCTGCTAATCCTGAGAATGGAGATATTTCTCTTCCACCTGGAAGACGCCTGGTTGTTCCATTAAATATCTGTGTTGTGCAGGGCATGCGCCTTGTAAGAGCACGTCTATTGTCCATGGAAATACCTGCTCGATTTACCGAAGCGCACTTAAGACCTGTCAGTGGCAAAGATGATATAAGCACTGGAAATGACACAGAGCGTACTAATATTAATTTGTTGAAGATTGATCCTTATAAAGGCAGTTGGGGGCTCTGCCTTCTGGAACTTGAGCTTTTCAATCCTACTGATGTTGTTTTTGATGTTGATGTTGCTGTACATTCAGATGACacaaatgtggatcaaagaGTAATATCAGAAGGCAGTGCTGGTGATGCAGCTTGTCACAAAACCAGAATCGATCGTGACTACTCTGCCAGAGTTCTCATACCTCTTGAGAACTTCAAGTTACCTGTTCTTGATGCTTCCTTCTTTGTAAAGGAAAGTAGTAGTGATGAACCTCTTGGATCCAGGGCTGCTGCCATAGCAGAGAGGAATGCCAAGGCAGAGCTAAATGCGTCTATCAACAATttgatttctaaaataaaaGTGAAATGGCACTCTGGGAGAAATAGCTCAGGTGAGCTGAATATTAAAGATGCTATTCAGGCGGCATTACAAGCATCTATAATGGACATACTGTTGCCAGATCCCTTGACATTTAGCTTTAAGCTTGCTAAGAATAGGATTGCAACCAATGCTGATTCTTCAAAGGATTCTGGCAACCCTTCCACTCATTCTAGTGACGGGAATGTAGGTCCATCTACTGATAATGTTCTGAGGTGTGATGATCCTATATCTGCTCATGCAATGACCCATATGGAAGTTCAAATTCGCAACAACACAAAGGAAATTATTCAGATGAACCTAAGCATTTCATGCAAAGATGTTGCAGGAGATAATTGCTTTGATGAAAatagtgcaactgtcctctgggCTG GTGTTCTTAGCGATATACATCTGGAGGTTCCCCCGTTGCAAGAGGTAGTACATCCCTTTTCTGTGTACTTCCTTGTACCAGGTGACTACTCGCTGCAAGCTTCTTCTGTTATCATCGATGCCACAGATGTTCTTCGTGCTCGTGCGAAGGCAGAGTCACCAGATGAACCTATACTATGCCGAGGATCCCCATTCCACATCCGGGTAGTTGGTACAGCATAG